The segment CTCAAGGCTAGAATAGCACCGTCTGCATTGTTTGGATCTGCTGTCATGGCTTCCAATTCGAGTGTAGCAGCCATATTATAATAGTTGGCACCTAATCCATGTTCATTACTAGCATCCCAATCGATCAAATCTTGTCTTAGACCTGTGTATTTTCCTACATAAGTCAAATCAGAATTGACATCTGATCCTGATGGCGAGACACTGAAAATGGAAGATCTCTCTGGTTCGATATGAGAGCCCATCCAGTAGATATACATATCATCTTGAAAGGATCCTTCAATGTCAATTTCGGCACTTCCTACATTCGCATCGAAATTTATTTCCTTCAATGGAAAACCAGAGTTATTTCTATCATAAAGACGGATGGTTTGATTTTCATCATCCCCAACCCACATGTAATCTGTTCCTACAGGGATTGCTGTAGACCCATCAGATACACCCGTATGAAATCTGCTTGTAGAAGGACTCGCTGCTGCAAATGATGCTGCATAGCTGATGGTGTATGAACTTGTCAATGGGTCACTTTCTGTATCTGTGACAGTCACCGTGATAGTTGAGAACCCCACTCCACTTGGTACAATCTGCAAGGTACGGTTAGCTCCCGTACCTGAAATGACCAAGCCTTCGGCGCTAACTACCGAAAGATCACTACTCACAGCTGATAAGGTTAGATCTTCGACAGCTGTAGACAAATCACTCAAAGTAAAGACTATGCCACTCGTAGCAGCTGGGTCAGTAGGGTCATTGATTACCCCTGATACAAATGAGTTTAGGTTCTCTTGAATGTTTAATCTCCGGGTAGTACTAGCCACATCAGCTACAATACTTGGTGCATTGGCATTGGCAGATTTGTTGCCACTGATCCCTGGAGATCCGACATTGGGTACACCAGAGGTGTCAGCATTGACTGCTGTAGTCTGTACTGCACCATTTCCATTCCCAACTGTGCTGAATAGAGACAATTCTACGTCGTATGACTGACCATCTGCAGCAGACGCATCTGGATAAGAGGCTGATACAGGTGTCGTACTATGGACATCACCAGACCATAAGGTCACGACATCACCCCCCCCACCTAGGCCAGCACCCTCTGTCCAACCTATGGATACCTCAGACAAGTCAATATCAGGACTCCATACATTAGTGAATTGAGTCACGTCAACTTCCTCACCTATCACGACTATGGCAGTCATGCCTGCTGGGATAGTAGTCAGGCCTTCTATCAAGGTAGCATCCTCTGGATCAGCAGAATCATCATCATAGTATAGATCAAAATCTACTCCTGATACCCAATTTTTGTCAGAACCATTGGTTATTTCAAACCAATCAGCCGTTAATTTATCTCCAGACTGTCCAGAAAATATCTCAGTGATTTTTAGTTTGCTGAAATAGGTTGGAGCAGAACTGCGCCCAGGAGAGCCAACTCCTGGTACATTCAATTCACTATCTACGGCGGTAGTTTGAACAGCGCCACTTGGGTTGCCCACACTGCTATATTCTTCCAGCCTTACGTCGTAGGATTGGCCGTCATTTTCTTCTATTACAGGAGCAGGATACCCTTTGTAATCAATTGGGTCTGCCATGGTTACATTTGGGTCGCCTAACCACAAGGTAACATAGTCGCCATTTTTACCTAGGCCTGCGCCATCTACATAACCAATCTCGACAGTCGTCAAATCTATATCTGGAGACCAAACTGATTCGAATGCATCAGCGTCGGCAGCATTTCCGATCATGACCACCACACTTTCTCCTGCGATGATATCTACGAGACCTTCAATCAGGTCTGCCGTAGCAGCGTCTTGTGAATCATCATCATAGTATAAGGCTGCATCCACACCACTCACCCATGCTACATCTCCTGTATTGGTGATTTCAAACCAATCTTCGGTAAAATCTCCCCCTTCATGTCCAAAGTAAATCTCAGTGATTTCTAGTTTGGCTTGGGAATAGCCAGATATGCTGATCATCAGCATACATAAAAGGAAAATCGATTGACTCAATCGCTTGTATCGGGCGCGAACTCCAAGCCAAACTCGTAAAGTTTTTTTCATAATTTATGTCCAGTTAAACAAGCCACAATATTATCATCGTAATTAGTCGAGGAGGTTATAATAGTATTACCTATTAGTTAATGTTAATAGGTAATTTTCCTAAGAACATAACCTAAACTTCATAAACACTGAATAGCAAGTTCATGTGTGGGTAGAAAACAAAGAATTGAATGCGTAGTGTACTGGCAGGTGTAGACAATGGTGATTTGGAGATTAGATTGAATAGATCAATATTGCAATCCACCGTATATTTGATCAAACTAACTCAACGATCTACTATATATCCAAAAGAGAACCATGAGCATCTTCAATAGCATTACCATTTTGATTATCCTTTCAGCAGCCTTTGCATTCATCAATACCAAATTCCTCAAACTTCCCTTCACCATCGGTTTGATGATCATAGCCATAGTCTTCACAGTGGGGATCACTATTTTGGGTAGCATCAATCATTATGTCTTGGATGAGGCCAAATTGTTGATTCAATCGATAGATTTCGAAACGGCACTGTTAGACGTGATGCTGAGTTTCCTGCTGTTTGCTGGGGCACTTCATACCAACCTCGATGGTCTCAAAAAACACAAAGCACCCATCGCCTTGTTTGCTACCATAGGCGTGTTGCTATCTACCTTTTTGATTGGTACGATGATGTATTGTGTATTTTTGGCATTTAGCTATCCGATCAGTTACATCTATTGTTTGCTTTTTGGTGCATTGATCTCTCCTACTGACCCCATTGCAGTATTGGGGATTTTGAAAGATGCCCATGCTCCTAAAAAACTGGAGACCAAAATCGTGGGTGAGTCGCTGTTCAATGATGGTGTAGGGGTTGTGGTATTCATCGTGCTATTCAAAATTGCTCAGCAAGGGTTAGACTCTATGAGTGTCACTGATGTTGGCTTGCTGTTTTTGGAAGAAGTGGCAGGCGGAATAATCCTAGGTTTGGTTGCTGGTTGGGGTGCATTTCGATTGATGAAAGTCATTGATAATTATGAAACAGAAGTCATTATTACCTTGGCTCTGGTGATGGGGATTTCTGCTCTGGCACATTATCTACACGTATCAGGCCCTCTGGCGGTAGTGGTGGCAGGGATTTTCTTAGGCAACAAAGCTCCAACGATCGCTTGGTCGAAAAACACGCACACTTATGTGGACAAATTTTGGGAGTTGATTGATGTCATTCTCAACGCTGTCCTGTTTGTCTTGATCGGTCTGGAGCTGCTAGTAGTCTCTATGAATGGAAAATACATCTTGTTTGGGTTGATTGCAATCCCTCTGGCATTGTTGGCTAGGTATATTGCTCTGTCTGGGCCTGTGGCATTCTTCAAAGGCAAATTGGACTTCATTCCCAATACCAATCTAATTATGACTTGGGGAGGCATCAGAGGGGGAATTTCTATTGCTTTGGCCTTGTCCTTGTCACCACACATGGAGCGTGAACTCTTCCTGACCATCACCTACGTAATTGTGGTATTCTCCATCATCTTTCAAGGCCTGACTATCGGGCCATTGGTCAAAAAAGTATTGAAGGATTCAAAAGTGGGCTAGTTGTACCACGCTTTCAGCTTGAGTTTGAGGAGTGTTTTAGATCGTATAGTACGACACCCTGTTCTTTGTGCCGATCATCCCTTTTGAGATTTGAGCAAGTTTATTTACTTATCTAAATTGAGAAATCTCATTTTTACACAACCCCATTTCTACAATTAGTGATTAATTTAGTCGCCATGAATAATAGTCGAGTTCTAATAGTCCTTATTTCTTTTGTGTTGGTCACTGCCTGTAATGATTCTGATATGGATAGAGATATCCTTTCTCCAAGCATTTCAGAAGCTTTTCCTGCGGACCAAAGTACAGGTATAGCACTCGATGCAACTATATCTGTAGTTTTTGATGAGGAATTAGATCCATCAAGCTTAAAAAATGTAATTACGTTGGCCAGTTCGAATGGTGTGGTGATTGGAAAAACAGAGTACGACAGTGAAACTTTCACCATTAGGTTCATCCCATTTGAGAATTTGGAATATTACACCGTGTACAGGGTAAATATCTCTAACACCATAAGAGATGTTTATCAAAACAAAATTGGAGGGGAAAGTTTGTTGTTTATGACTTTGCCTGAAACTGAACCTGCTAGATATGAAGTTACATTTTCAAACACATGGAGTCAAAAGACTCACCCCAAGGATTTTCCTGCCAATGCTCACTTTTCTGGTTTGATTGGAATGACACATACGATAGATACAGTTCTATTTAGGGAAGGTAGGTTGGCATCAATAGGTATCAAAGAAATGGCAGAAACTGGTTCTAAAACAACTTTAATATCTGAAATTGAACAAATGATAACTGCTGATAGTGCTCAATATATTTTGAGTAGTGACAGTACCAGTATGTATCCAGTAGATGTGGTTCTTGAGTTTGATATTGAATTGTCTCATCCAAAAGTTAGCATAGTATCCATGATCGCACCGAGTCCTGATTGGTTCATTGCAGTCGAGGGTGTAGAGTTGTATGAAGATGGAAAATGGCTATCCAACAAAACTGTAACTGTCAAAAGCTATGATTCAGGTACAGACAGTGGATTAACCTTCACGTCAGTCAATGAAGCAACAAACCCTTTTGTTCCAATAGCTAAGATCAATGAGGCTCCCCTTGCTACTGGCGGTATTGTGCCACCATTGGGGACTATGAAATTCAAAAGAATAGAGAAACTAGAATTGGAAAACGAAATTGATTGAAGCACTCGCCAAAATGGTATCTATGCTAAAGAAAATGAACTTCAAATCTTTAGAATCATACAAGAGGCTTTGACCAACATGCTCAAACGGCTTCTGCCTTGATCAAAATAAGGTGACCATTCAGATCAAAGATTATGGGGTAGGTTTTGACCTGACGACCCAATCCGAATCCTCAAAAAGTCTAGGGATGAAAACACTCAAAGAAAGAACCCAGATATTGGATGGAAAAATGATAATTGACTCTGTCAAGAACCAAGTAACCTCCATATTTTTGGAAATTCCAAAAGCAGCCAAATGAATGAATTAAAAGATGTAAGTATTGTAATCGCAGACGATCACCCCATGATGCTCCAAGGTTTGGAATCGACCTTGAATCAGCATGGATTAGAAGTACTGGCAGCTGCAAAGGATGGCACTTCAGCCCTACAAACCATGATTGATCATCGACCAGACTTGGGAATCATTGATATTGACATGCCGTATCTCACGGGTTTTGCCATTGCAGAAGAATGTCAGCGATCTGGACTAAACACCAAATTCATCATTCTTTCCTATCACAAAGAACCTGAGTTTATTGTACGTGCCAAGAATCTGAATATCTCAGGATACCTATTGAAAGAAGACACCAGTACGGAAATCATCAAATGTATCGAACATGTACTCCGGGGTGAATTCTACTATAGTAGGTCTATCATCCATACCAACCTGGAAAACGCCAATACCAACGTCTCAAAATTGAATTCACTCTCCCCGTCTGAAAAGAAAATACTCAAGCTAATTGCTAGCGCAAAGAGCTCTCAGCAAATCGCTGATCTGCTACACGTATCAGAACGCACCATCGAAAAGCACAGAAGCAACATCATTTCGAAAATTGGACTTTCAGGTCAAGCTCATGCGTTATCACTTTGGGCCTGCGAACAGAAATCCGTTATTATGAACTTGTGATTGTCCTTGAACAGATGTTAATTGCTACATCGAACTAAGGTTGGGTAAAAACATAATTGTCAAATCTGGACTCCAATTATTTTTAAAATGTCTTTGTATTAGCTCCATGATTAAGCAAATAAACATGTAGTAATTTATAGAGTCATCACAGCTATGTCATTCAAATCACTCTTTTTGATCTTGTTTTTTATCCCTTTGGGAATGAATGCGGCTGTGGCTCAGACGATACAGTACCTTCATATAGACACCACGCTCCATGAAGTCAAACAGCTGGAAGATAAACAATGGATTAACTATACAGAACCGATCTACGAAGGTACCAACAACGGCATTTACTGGTTTAAAATAGAGATACCAGCATCATCCGACACCTATGTGATTACCATCCCCGAATCCCATATCACCCGAGCGTCACTCTATCAAGGGGAAAATGAGATCGCACCTGTAGCAAATACACGCTATTTGAGTTTTTTGGTGAGGGCCTCCCCTAGCACTACCTCTTACTATCTCAGGGTCAATTGTCGCCTAGAGGCGCGTGTCCCTTTGAGTGTCGAGAAATCAGCAGCGTATTACAGTGCCGAACAATATGAATTCCTAAGCATGGGCATCTATTACGGAGTGGTTATTAGTGTAATATTTATCAATCTATTCTCCTTTTTCAGTTTCGGCAACAAGGGCTTCATACAATACCTATTCATGCCTATTGGTATGTCCATCAACTCGGTGTACAAGGATGGAATCTTTGCATTGCTATTGGGACCAGTAGGCATCAACGAATACCTAGAACCCACCCTCAACAGTGTGTTGGTGATCACCTGCATCTTTTGTATCGACAGTTACCTTCGGATCAATCGACACTATCCACGATTGTATCGCTTTGGGATAGGTCTAGTCATCCTCTCCCAGTTGCTCAATGTCGGAGTACTCCTCACAAAAGGGAGTTTTTGGTTCTATGTGTCTACAGAGTTAGTCATACTCATGGCTTTAGACATATTCTGGTTATCCGGATTTTTACTATGGAGGAAAACCAAATCCTTGGAGTCTGGCTGGTTTTCCTTGGCCTATGGTCTACCGCTATTTGTCGCTCATGGTTACTATTTGAGTCCCTACTTCGGTCTGCACTTTATGAATGTATCCTTTGTATGGTACAAAGTTGGTTCTGTCTTTGAGATGGCCATATTCACTTACGCCATCATGCATCAGTCCAAAAAAATATCCTTGAAAAACCAAGAAATGAGACAAAAAATCGTGGATTACACTACCCAACTGACTAAGCTCCACGAAAGACCTAATGAAAAGGAAGCGCAAACTTTGGAACTAATCAAGCGCTACCGATTTACGCTCAAGGAAATAGAAATCCTCCAAGACATTGCAGATGGGAGCACCAATAAAGAAATCGCAGAGAAACACTTCATCAGTCAGAATACAGTGAAGTACCATATCCGAAACATCTTTGAAAAATTGGATGTAAATAATCGAAAGGAAGCAGGAGACAAACTCATGCATCCCACTGACACGCCTACAGCAATGACTGAAATTTAAGTCACTCATAATAAATCGCTTACCCTGTTGGGTGGGAAAAACCACCCGCTCCTTTTTTGACGTTGACCTAGCCATTGCGGTAGCTTGCTTTATAATTAAACAAACAGCAAATTTCAATGGTCACAATGTACAAACACTCCACCCTGTGTAAAATTAAGTTCTTTGATAACCTACGTCGTTTTCTCTTGATGCTCGCCATCCTGTCGATGGTCTCAGTATCCTATGCCCAGACTACAGCCAACAGGTATGTAGATGTCAATGCAAGCAGCGGAGGTGATGGCAGCTCTTGGGCCAGCGCTCACAATGACTTACAAACGGCGATCAACAGTAGTACAAACGGGCACGTCATCTTTGTGAAAAAAGGCGAATACTTGCTTACTGCCGCTATTAGCCCCAAAGAAGGAATGGAAATATATGGCAGCTTCACCGGTACCGAAACTACATTGGCAGAACGTGACCTAAGCAACTTCTCCAATGATGCTAGTAATGCTACTATTCTAAAAAGCAACGGGAACCAGAGGGTAATCACCATTAATTATCCACCAGTAGATCCTTCACCAAACATTTTGGATGGTCTGGTGATTACCGGAGGAGGAAATGTTGAACAAGGAGGAGGAATCTATGTTCTGAATGCCTCACCCACACTCCGCAATCTAATCATCACGGATAATACTGCCAGCGGTAGCAACGGTAGCGGTTATCAAAATGGTAGCAATGGTCATGGAGGGGGTATATATATTGTTGGTGATTGTGCCCCGACTCTAACCAATGTTGTCTTCAGTAAAAATACTGCCAAAGGTGGAAATGGAGGTAATTGGGATGGAGAACCTTATACTGGAGGAAATGGTGGTAATGGATATGGTGGAGGCATGTACAGCGGTAATACATCAGCCCCAAGTTTGATCAATGTAATATTCATGGATAACAGTAGCAACGGTGGACTCGCAGGAATTGGAGCATTATGGAATGGAGATATTGGTAATGCCCACGGTGGAGGCATGTACAATGCCAATTCATCAGCACCAAGCTTGACCAACGTGACCCTTAGCGGAAACAAGGCTGATGGTGCTACAAGCTATGGCGGTGGTATATACAATGAAGCTGCTCCTCAACCTAAGCTTTATAACACCATTCTTTTGGGGAATACTGCGACTACTAATCCCGGTATCCATAATGAAAGTGCCTTGCCGGATATCCAATATAGTTTAATCCAAGGTGAAACTGGTGGTAGCAATGGCAATCTTGACGGCACAGCCTATGTTAATACCGACATCTTTATCGATCCTGCTAACGGAGTTTATGCTTTGAAAAGTAACAGCCCCGCAATCAACGCAGGTAGCAATGACTTGTATACCAATGCCGTTGGTGATTTGAACAACGATTTCGATTTAGCGGGCAATCAGCGTCTTTATGACGGCACGTCAAGCACTGACGTGATTGATATGGGAGCCTATGAGCTTCAGAGAGAACCTAAAGAATCCATCTCACCAGATGCGAATAACATACTCTACGTCAACAAAAATGTAAGCGGTGGTGATGAAAGTGGAAATTCTTGGGAGAATGCCATTCCAGAATTGGCAGATGCCATGCTCAGAGCAAAGGAAAACTATGACGATACTTGGGCAACTACCCCCTTAAAAATATATGTGGCCAAAGGTACTTATAAGCCCCTGTACAGTCCTGAGGATGGTGCTAACTTTGGGACTGACCAAGGCCGTGACAATAGTTTCTCGATGGTCAAAAACGTCATGTTGTACGGCGGATTTGATCCCGCAAATGACATCATCGATTTGACAGACACACGCATTCTGCCCTTCTCTGACGAAACAGCAGGGACGATATTGAGTGGTGATATTGGGACTGCAGATGATGCTACTGACAACATCTACAACGTACTCGTGAGCGCTGGTGACTTAGGATCGGCTAGCATAGATGGTTTTAGCATTACTGCAGGTTATGCCAACGCCTACTCTGATCTATATGTCAATGGTAAGCAGATATTCAAATGCTCTGGTGCAGGAGTCTACAATTCTGTCTCTTCGCCCAATTATAAGCATATAACACTACACAACAACAGCTGTACAGAGTCTGGTGGAGGGATGTTTAGTTACATGTCTTCACCAGCTCTTCAATTGGTCATTCTAAAAAACAACCAAGCCAAAGATGGCGGGGGAATAACAAACCAAGAGAGTTCTTCTCCTACACTTTTGAATGTCTCCATTCAAAGCAACAATGCGAGTGAAAATGGTAGCGGAATGTACAATGTTGATGAATCAGCACCTACGCTTACCAATGTTTCTATTGTAGGTAATGAGGCTTCTGTTAGCAGTGAGGAAGTGCCCAGTTGTGTATCTCAAAACTCCTCTCTAACACTAAACAACTGCATCATATGGGATGTGGTAACTGGAGATTACACAGCTCAGAACAGCCTAATCAAAGGAACCAGCGATACCTCTAATGGTAACCTGGATGCTACTGACTTGACTGATACGGACATCTTTACTGATCCTGCCAATGAGGACTATAGTCTTAAAAGTACCAGTATAGCCGTAAACACAGGAAGCAATACCTTATACACCGACGCTGGTGGTGACCTAGACAATGATGTGGACTTGGCAGGAAACGCACGTCTTTACAATACTGAAATCATTGATTTGGGAGCCTATGAATACGGTGATTATACTGCTCCTGTATTCACTTCATCCACTGCTGTAAACTTTGCAGAAAACGAAACGGGTACTGCTTATACAGCTACCGCCACCGATACAAACCCAATCACCTACAGCTTAGGCTCAGCTACCGACGAAGCACTATTCGATATAGTAGCCAGCACGGGTGTAGTGACTTTCAAAACTACTCCTGACTTTGAGAACCCTATGGATGCGGATGCTAACAATAGCTATGTGATACTTGTGATCGCGAGTGATGGGATCAATGCAACGAATCAGGATGTGACAATTACAGTGACCGATGTAGATGATACTGAGGATGAAGACGATATAGATGAGGTAGTGACAAGTGTTGATAACCAAGTTGCCATTCCAGAGCTTGGTTTGTATCCCAATCCTACCAACCATGAACTCAACATAGATTTATCAAACTTTGCTGGGATGAATGTGTCCCTGAGCATCGTGAATTTGTCAGGAACACAATACTTCTACAAAGAGAACATTGATGTCCAGCTATTCGCCATCAATGTTGAGCAATATGTAGCTGGAGTTTATTTGCTGATGCTCAAAACTGCGGATCATGTGGTTTCTAGGCGAGTAATCATTAAACCATAAAATCATCACTAGTTTTTATCGAACAAATGTAGAAAGGAGGTTGCCATCAGCAACCTCCTTTCTTATTTTATCTATTGGCTACTTGAATGGCGCAAGGCACAAACTAAATTCTTACTCCTCATTCCTCTGATTATTTAACACATTGCTTTTATCTTACCCTCTAGAGCATCTAGTCCTCACAAACTCTAAATTGTATAGATGAAAGCAAGAGATGGCATCCTCTCCATAGACATCGGAGGTACAAAAATCAAAGCAACCGTATTGAATCAAGCTGGGGAGCAAATCTCCGTGTATCAGAAAATCAAAACGCCCAAGTTGAGTAGCCCAGAACAAGTGGTCAAAGCAATCCTGACATTGATCAAGGATTTTCCCGCCTATGACAGAGTCTCTGTAGGTTTTCCAGGTTATGTAAAAAATGGCATTGTACGCTCCGCTCCCAACCTGGCACCCAATCTATGGATTGAGGTTCCATTTGCACAGCAGTTGTCCGATCGGTTGGGCAAACCTGTCAGACTGCTCAACGATGCAGACATGCAGGCACTGGGAATCGTCCAAGGTCAGGGATTTGAAATCGTCATTACCTTAGGTACTGGTTTTGGAACTGCCTTACTCATGAATGGACACCTTCTGCCACACATGGAGCTAGCCCATCTTCCCATCAAAACAGGCAAGACCTATGATGAATACTTGGGCAAAGTGGCGTTGAAGAAGGTCGGTACCAAACACTGGAACAATAGATTGAAAAAAGTCCTGACTATTTTAGAAACAGTCTTTCAATATGACCGTCTCTACATAGGTGGTGGGAATGCCAAGAAAATCAATTTCAAGCTAGCTGACAACATAAAATCAGCTACTAATGAAGACGGAATAAAAGGCGGAGCAAAACTCTGGCAACTTGATGATCACTACGGCATCATCTCCAGTCATGATTGATAACAATGCCTAGCGCTTGACGCTAATGATATAAAAAACGCATAACAAATATCCAATGAAAATAGGCATAGCAGCAGATCACGGAGGTTTTCCTCTCAAACAAGTGATTGCTTCCCTCCTGACGGATCAGCACGAGATCATAGATTTCGGTGCATTTACTTTGGATTCAGACGATGATTATCCCGACTTTGTGATTCCTTTGGCACATGCCGTCTCTACACAAGTAGTAGACCGAGGCATTGCCATCTGTGGTAGTGGTGTAGGTGCTACCATAGCAGTCAACAAGGTAAAAGGTGTACGAGCTGCATTGATTCATGATACCTTCTCAGCCCATCAAGGTGTGGAAGACGACAACATGAACTTGCTGTGCCTAGGTGGGAGAATCGTAGGCGAAGAACTCGCCAAAGAAATTATTACCCGCTTCTTGGGTGCAAGCTTCTCGGGAGCAGAAAGACACAAAAGAAGATTGGAAAAGGTAAATAAATTAGAAAAAGAATAATACCCTCTTAACTTTACCCTTGAGATCACAGAAGAGAGCGATTTAATACACACAAAATATAGAATATATGTCATCTGAAAAGTATGTTTTAGGAATGGTAGGTCTGGGCGTCATGGGAAGAAGCCTATTGCTCAACATGGCCGACCATGGTTTCAAAGTATCAGGACTGGACAAGGATCCTAACAAGGTGGACGCCCTAGAAAAAGAAGCCAATGGAAATGCCAAGGGTTATAGTTCCGCCAAAGAATTCATTGACAACCTGCAAAAACCAAGAGCTGTGATGATGCTCGTACCTGCAGGGCCTGCCGTGGATGCTGTGATTGCTGAGATAGCTCCCCTATTGGATGAAGGAGATCTTCTCATTGATGGAGGCAATTCCTACTATACAGATACTGATCGTAGATTCTTAGAATTGAAAGCCAAAGGACTCCACTTTTTCGGAATGGGTGTCTCTGGTGGTGAAGAAGGTGCCAGAAAGGGTCCAAGTATGATGCCGGGTGGTGACCCGAAGGCTTATGAAGTAGTAAGACCGATCTTTGAGGCCATAGCTGCCAAAGTCAATGGCGATCCTTGTGTGACCTACATCGGCCCAGGATCAGCAGGCAACTTTGTCAAGATGGTTCACAATGGTATCGAGTATGGCATCATGCAGCTCATCGCGGAGACTTATGAAATCATGCAGAAAGGCCTAGGTCTATCAGGCGAACAAATGTATCAAGTATTCAAAGAATGGAACGAAGGCAGGTTGAAATCCTTCTTGATCGAAATCACCCGTGACATCTTTGCCTTCAAGGATGCCGATAGTGGCACCTTGCTTTTGGATCTGATCAAAGATGAAGCTCGGTCTAA is part of the Reichenbachiella agarivorans genome and harbors:
- the gndA gene encoding NADP-dependent phosphogluconate dehydrogenase; translated protein: MSSEKYVLGMVGLGVMGRSLLLNMADHGFKVSGLDKDPNKVDALEKEANGNAKGYSSAKEFIDNLQKPRAVMMLVPAGPAVDAVIAEIAPLLDEGDLLIDGGNSYYTDTDRRFLELKAKGLHFFGMGVSGGEEGARKGPSMMPGGDPKAYEVVRPIFEAIAAKVNGDPCVTYIGPGSAGNFVKMVHNGIEYGIMQLIAETYEIMQKGLGLSGEQMYQVFKEWNEGRLKSFLIEITRDIFAFKDADSGTLLLDLIKDEARSKGTGKWTSQIAMDLQLPIPTIDSSVEMRDLSKYKDIRTQAAAIYRAGDMKLDTDQAQFIKSLEEALFFSMMVTYSQGMHMLAQASKEHSYELQMDQIALIWRGGCIIRSEFLEDIYQAYKKNKTLPHLLLDSGIKQKVDGTIAGMRLVVSSCIAKGIAIPAYATTLSYFDVLRSERMPSNLIQAQRDYFGAHTYERIDAEGLFHSQWNPNA
- a CDS encoding RpiB/LacA/LacB family sugar-phosphate isomerase, yielding MKIGIAADHGGFPLKQVIASLLTDQHEIIDFGAFTLDSDDDYPDFVIPLAHAVSTQVVDRGIAICGSGVGATIAVNKVKGVRAALIHDTFSAHQGVEDDNMNLLCLGGRIVGEELAKEIITRFLGASFSGAERHKRRLEKVNKLEKE